A portion of the Deltaproteobacteria bacterium genome contains these proteins:
- the msrB gene encoding peptide-methionine (R)-S-oxide reductase MsrB: MHRRHFLYRSFALGIAWLGFPACARSEKADATQDAGGAAIAKLEKPLDEWRKLVSPPAYAVLFEEDTERPGSSPLNKEKRDGTFICAACYLPLFESTTKFESGTGWPSFYQPIAGHMDKKTDYKLIFPRTEYHCVRCGGHQGHVFDDGPPPTGQRWCNNGVALSFVPTGESLPALRT; the protein is encoded by the coding sequence ATGCACCGCCGACATTTTCTGTATCGATCGTTTGCCCTTGGGATCGCCTGGTTAGGGTTCCCGGCTTGTGCGCGGAGCGAGAAAGCCGACGCGACACAAGACGCGGGAGGCGCGGCCATCGCCAAATTGGAGAAACCGTTGGACGAATGGCGTAAGCTCGTGTCGCCGCCGGCGTATGCCGTGCTCTTCGAGGAAGACACAGAACGCCCGGGCTCGAGTCCGCTCAATAAAGAAAAGCGCGACGGCACGTTTATTTGCGCCGCCTGCTACCTGCCCTTGTTCGAGTCCACAACCAAATTCGAGAGCGGCACCGGGTGGCCGAGTTTTTACCAGCCGATTGCCGGGCATATGGATAAGAAAACCGACTACAAGTTGATCTTTCCGCGCACGGAGTACCATTGCGTCCGTTGCGGTGGACACCAGGGGCATGTGTTCGACGACGGGCCGCCGCCGACCGGTCAGCGCTGGTGCAATAACGGTGTCGCCCTCAGTTTCGTGCCGACCGGCGAGTCGCTGCCGGCGTTGAGGACGTAG
- a CDS encoding phosphocholine cytidylyltransferase family protein has product MKAIILAAGVGKRFKEVTDHKPKCLIEVQGQTLLERTLRALGAAGVTEAVVVIGYRGEMIREAIGARCDTVRVRYVFNEIFTKGAILSLWSAREEFDDDILIMDADVLFPVAMIERLVRSPHANCFLLDGSSDNTGEEQMLLTRGGRVLNIVRGGSGDFDVIGESVGFLKVSRADAPLLRAILEDFVAQGRDSIEHEEAFPTFMAQRDIGFERVDDLPWTEIDFPEDLERAEREVLPKIVELDRQKV; this is encoded by the coding sequence ATGAAAGCGATTATTCTTGCCGCCGGTGTGGGCAAGCGATTCAAGGAAGTCACCGACCACAAGCCTAAATGCCTGATTGAGGTCCAAGGGCAAACCCTCCTGGAACGCACGCTACGCGCACTAGGAGCGGCAGGAGTCACAGAGGCTGTGGTGGTCATCGGCTATCGCGGCGAGATGATCCGAGAGGCCATCGGCGCGCGCTGCGACACGGTGCGGGTGCGTTACGTCTTCAACGAGATCTTTACCAAGGGCGCGATTCTTTCGTTGTGGAGTGCCCGCGAAGAGTTCGACGACGACATTCTTATCATGGATGCCGATGTACTCTTTCCCGTAGCCATGATCGAACGGCTGGTACGTTCTCCACACGCCAACTGTTTCTTACTCGACGGCAGCTCGGACAACACCGGCGAAGAGCAAATGCTCCTGACGCGCGGCGGTCGCGTGCTCAATATCGTGCGTGGCGGTTCCGGGGATTTTGATGTGATTGGCGAGTCGGTCGGTTTTCTCAAAGTCTCCCGCGCCGACGCGCCGCTGCTACGAGCGATCCTGGAAGATTTCGTGGCGCAAGGCCGCGATTCCATCGAACATGAAGAGGCGTTCCCTACGTTTATGGCGCAACGAGACATTGGCTTTGAACGAGTAGACGACTTGCCGTGGACCGAGATCGATTTTCCTGAAGACCTCGAACGCGCCGAGCGCGAGGTGTTGCCGAAGATTGTGGAGTTGGATCGTCAAAAGGTATAG
- a CDS encoding LLM class flavin-dependent oxidoreductase, translating into MKFGILYNTDYYSEVHGSASQYYNQILEQVQLEEELGFDAVWFGEHHYSGYSFGSPPVIAMAAAARTKRIRLGTGVSLIPLNHPIRLAEEYAMLDVLSDGRLEYGIGRGFLKYSHQVFGVNEDENHERYHEGTDIIVKAWTSPGPFSYEGKFWKLQDYTFFPKPLQQPYPPIYASGVLTPESCVWAGAQGFHLATAFFVPAEERVQKNIRLYRQALQAAGHDPAERDVAGVFQMYCGESNEEAHRNGGSYVLSYYKFFGGLDQRSPHTSKAFASYEGGVSKVFGGITYEDLDRRNLILIGDPENVIARIEWAREFYGTNYLILEVAQGGMPHKHVMPSLERFAKYVMPHFR; encoded by the coding sequence ATGAAATTCGGGATTCTGTACAACACGGATTACTACTCCGAGGTGCACGGCTCGGCGTCGCAGTACTACAACCAAATTTTGGAACAGGTCCAACTCGAAGAGGAGTTGGGATTCGATGCGGTGTGGTTCGGCGAACATCATTATTCGGGCTACTCCTTCGGTTCGCCTCCGGTCATAGCGATGGCTGCAGCGGCTCGCACCAAGCGCATTCGTCTCGGCACCGGGGTCTCGCTTATCCCCCTGAACCACCCGATTCGTCTTGCCGAGGAATACGCCATGCTCGATGTCCTGAGCGACGGTCGGCTGGAGTACGGCATCGGACGGGGGTTCCTGAAATACTCCCATCAAGTCTTTGGCGTCAATGAAGATGAGAATCACGAACGGTATCACGAGGGGACCGACATCATTGTGAAGGCCTGGACCTCTCCTGGGCCATTCTCCTACGAGGGGAAGTTTTGGAAACTCCAAGACTACACTTTCTTTCCCAAGCCGCTGCAGCAACCCTATCCTCCCATCTACGCCTCGGGCGTGCTGACGCCGGAGAGCTGCGTCTGGGCCGGCGCGCAGGGGTTTCACCTCGCCACGGCGTTTTTCGTGCCGGCGGAAGAACGGGTGCAGAAGAACATTCGGCTCTATCGTCAGGCGCTGCAAGCAGCGGGACACGACCCAGCCGAGCGAGACGTGGCCGGGGTCTTTCAGATGTACTGTGGAGAGAGCAACGAGGAAGCGCACCGTAACGGCGGCAGCTATGTCCTCAGTTACTACAAGTTCTTCGGCGGCTTGGACCAGCGCAGCCCCCATACCTCGAAAGCGTTCGCGTCCTACGAGGGTGGAGTGTCTAAGGTCTTTGGCGGGATTACCTATGAGGATCTCGATAGGCGCAACCTGATCTTGATTGGCGACCCGGAGAATGTAATCGCTCGCATCGAATGGGCGCGGGAGTTCTACGGCACCAATTATCTCATCTTGGAAGTGGCGCAAGGCGGGATGCCGCACAAGCACGTGATGCCTTCGCTCGAACGCTTTGCCAAATATGTGATGCCGCATTTCCGCTAA
- a CDS encoding efflux RND transporter periplasmic adaptor subunit has translation MMGSYVGATPCGCLGVGRHGGLPLQTPLQLSHCRPGITLALLLCLVMLLSACTKKTEPEQDATVNKAVAGLTLTAEQQDAIGLATEKVATWAVRPVIESFGRVIPRPHGRVQVVSPIAGRITTQSAGQIPKLGAVVRVGQQLAEVEQTYTAPEQVQLEVGAQAAGGAEQEAKAALDAAAAEYRRSQQLLQAKIISRKRLEEAHAAWLQAQSRLQTAQQAQASYRAATATATEKRGPRRFPLTASLTGVVVQAEATAGQQVDATMPLFTIADLATVWIDAAIFEGDLGRVDRNSTVVVHGGSDEQATWTGAPVYAGEVIDPLKRSASLFYAVDNSEGRLKLGMSVLVAVPAGPEASVTMVPEAALIETGGGKGVVYVRRSPTLFAEEEVAIGLRRDGRVAVTGAVHEGDEVVVAGAPELFGQTPGRLPEAED, from the coding sequence ATGATGGGGAGCTACGTAGGGGCAACCCCCTGTGGTTGCCTGGGGGTGGGCAGGCACGGGGGCCTGCCCCTACAAACGCCCTTGCAACTGAGCCACTGCCGACCTGGGATAACGCTTGCACTGCTCCTCTGCCTCGTCATGCTCCTGTCCGCCTGTACGAAAAAAACAGAGCCTGAGCAGGATGCGACTGTCAACAAAGCCGTAGCCGGGCTTACCCTGACTGCTGAACAACAGGACGCCATTGGCTTGGCGACCGAGAAAGTCGCGACGTGGGCGGTGCGTCCAGTGATCGAGAGCTTTGGCCGGGTGATTCCTCGCCCGCATGGTCGCGTGCAGGTGGTGTCGCCGATTGCTGGGCGCATTACTACACAGAGTGCTGGGCAGATTCCCAAGCTGGGAGCCGTCGTGCGAGTCGGGCAACAATTGGCGGAAGTGGAACAAACCTACACGGCTCCTGAGCAAGTCCAACTGGAGGTAGGAGCGCAAGCTGCAGGCGGAGCCGAACAGGAAGCCAAAGCCGCGCTGGATGCCGCCGCCGCCGAATACCGGCGCAGTCAGCAGCTCTTGCAAGCCAAGATCATCTCGCGCAAGCGTCTCGAAGAAGCGCACGCTGCCTGGCTCCAGGCGCAAAGCCGCCTGCAAACCGCTCAACAGGCTCAGGCCAGTTATCGCGCCGCGACTGCAACCGCGACGGAGAAGCGAGGACCGCGGCGGTTTCCGCTCACGGCGTCGTTGACTGGCGTTGTGGTGCAGGCCGAAGCGACTGCCGGTCAGCAGGTGGATGCTACGATGCCGCTTTTTACCATTGCCGATCTTGCCACTGTGTGGATCGACGCGGCCATCTTTGAAGGCGATCTCGGTCGGGTGGACCGCAACAGCACAGTGGTGGTCCATGGCGGGAGCGATGAACAGGCAACCTGGACTGGCGCCCCGGTCTATGCTGGAGAAGTCATCGACCCGCTGAAGCGCTCCGCCAGCCTTTTCTATGCGGTGGACAATAGCGAGGGCCGACTCAAACTTGGCATGTCTGTGTTGGTGGCTGTGCCTGCGGGACCGGAGGCATCCGTGACGATGGTGCCTGAAGCGGCGCTGATCGAGACCGGCGGCGGGAAGGGAGTCGTGTATGTGCGGCGCAGTCCCACACTCTTTGCCGAGGAAGAAGTCGCCATTGGACTCCGGCGAGATGGTCGTGTCGCGGTGACAGGGGCTGTGCACGAGGGCGACGAGGTCGTGGTTGCCGGCGCGCCGGAACTCTTCGGTCAGACGCCAGGTCGCCTGCCTGAGGCAGAGGACTAG
- a CDS encoding carboxymuconolactone decarboxylase family protein → MARIPYVERATASPETKELYDSFATQFNLNDVPNVVKALSNSPTLARRVFPLADYFMRESALDPRVRELAVLTLMDRLNCKYGFVRHISIAEHTGISRAQIDNIASYATGSLFSDDDKLIIRYAEDLTLKAQVDDALFQQVKERIGQGNIVELTAAISFWNMMARNLNALQVDLEAW, encoded by the coding sequence ATGGCCAGAATTCCGTATGTCGAGCGAGCGACAGCCTCGCCTGAAACCAAAGAGTTGTACGATTCCTTTGCCACACAGTTCAACCTGAACGATGTGCCCAATGTGGTGAAAGCGCTCTCGAACAGCCCCACGCTGGCGCGGCGCGTGTTTCCGTTGGCGGATTATTTCATGCGCGAGTCCGCGCTCGATCCCCGAGTGCGGGAACTCGCCGTGCTCACTCTGATGGACCGGCTCAACTGCAAGTACGGCTTCGTCCGCCATATCTCCATTGCCGAGCACACGGGCATTTCCCGCGCGCAGATCGACAATATCGCCTCGTATGCTACCGGCTCGCTCTTTAGCGACGACGACAAGCTCATTATTCGCTATGCCGAGGACCTCACGCTTAAAGCACAGGTGGACGATGCGCTGTTCCAGCAAGTCAAGGAACGTATCGGACAGGGAAACATTGTGGAACTCACTGCCGCTATCTCCTTCTGGAATATGATGGCGCGCAACCTGAATGCCCTGCAGGTCGACTTAGAGGCGTGGTGA
- a CDS encoding efflux RND transporter permease subunit, whose protein sequence is MVARLILFSLQNRVIVLSLAALLLVIGLVAAARSPLDIFPEFSPPRVVVQTEAPGLSAEEVEALVTTPLERALNGTRLLTTLRSSSGAGISVITAIFADGSDVPTDRMLVGERLASAASGLPQGAGPPRMTPITSSTGTLMTIGLTSAGASSVDLRSLADWVIRPRLLAVPGVAGVVIYGGEVKEYQVLVSPERLRQFALTLADITAASRDATALMGAGYLDRPTQRLPIRGDGAIKKLADVQAALVALREGVPLTLGQVADVRLGAALKVGDATIEGEDGVLLIVSKQPDANTLEVSQRVEQVLEELHSALPAGARLHRRLFRQATFIESALANMRRALLLGGVLVLLVLVAFLTDPRAAFISLAAIPLSLLTAVAILWGCGAALNTMTLGGLVIAIGEVVDDAIIDVENIHRRLRENALSPQPRAALQVVFDASVEVRSAVVYASFIVALVVLPLFFLSGVQGRIFTPLGAAYLLSILASLGVALTVTPALALTLLPRAHAEAKETRLTRALKQLYARLLPVPLAYPRLVAILTFVLIVVSSLPLVFLSSSFLPEFHESNLIMQMAAPPGTSLEESVRMGRQVSQALKRIPGVVSVAQFAGRAELSEDTWGPEASEFHLTLDPRLEQYADITEQVRERLEAMPGLSFNVLSYLKERMEEVMSGTTAQIAVKIFGPDLARLRALGQKAAGAMGETPQVVDVYVEPQVEVPEVALHFDRHAVARYGFTIGQLKALLTTAFLGSPVAQIYEEGRVFNLVVRFNDNTRRDADSLRNTPMTTSDGAQIPLHALAEVRIEKRPNVINHENASRRMLVQCNVTGGDVGGVTQEIERRLRKRLALPQGYHFEVTGEYEAQLSARRELTLLGGVALLGIVLLLYADFRSWRASLLVLLSLPLALIGAVWAVVVSGSGLSLGSLVGFLALLGITTRNGIMLIAHYRHLHEEAGLPFGRELIVQGTMDRVMPIVMTALVAALGLLPLAVGGERAGQEIEHPMAVMILGGLATSTILNLFVIPALYLRWGQEREPS, encoded by the coding sequence GTGGTTGCGCGCCTCATTCTGTTCTCTCTGCAGAATCGGGTCATTGTCCTGAGCTTAGCGGCCTTACTCCTCGTGATCGGCTTGGTGGCCGCCGCGCGTTCTCCGCTGGATATTTTTCCCGAATTCTCGCCGCCACGAGTCGTGGTGCAAACCGAAGCTCCCGGCCTCTCGGCAGAAGAGGTGGAAGCGTTGGTGACCACGCCGTTGGAGCGCGCGCTCAACGGGACCCGGTTGCTGACCACGCTGCGTTCTTCTTCTGGAGCCGGGATCTCGGTCATCACCGCCATCTTCGCCGACGGCAGCGACGTGCCGACAGACCGCATGCTGGTGGGCGAGCGCCTCGCCAGTGCCGCCTCGGGGTTGCCACAAGGCGCCGGTCCGCCGCGCATGACCCCTATCACTTCGTCCACCGGGACTTTGATGACGATCGGCTTGACCAGCGCCGGTGCCTCGTCGGTGGACTTACGCTCACTTGCCGACTGGGTGATTCGACCTCGGCTGCTAGCCGTTCCCGGCGTGGCTGGCGTGGTGATCTATGGTGGAGAAGTCAAAGAATACCAAGTGCTGGTCTCGCCGGAGCGACTTAGACAATTCGCACTGACGCTTGCCGACATCACCGCCGCCAGCCGTGATGCGACCGCGCTCATGGGTGCCGGATACCTCGATCGCCCCACACAGCGACTGCCCATCCGTGGAGATGGTGCCATCAAAAAACTCGCCGATGTCCAAGCGGCGCTGGTGGCGCTACGCGAAGGCGTTCCGCTCACGCTCGGACAGGTAGCGGACGTGCGCCTGGGAGCGGCGTTGAAGGTCGGGGACGCTACTATCGAAGGAGAAGACGGCGTCCTTTTGATTGTCTCCAAACAACCGGATGCGAATACGCTGGAGGTCAGTCAGCGAGTGGAGCAAGTACTCGAGGAGTTACACTCCGCCTTGCCTGCAGGCGCGCGGTTACATCGTCGCCTCTTTCGTCAAGCCACCTTCATCGAAAGCGCACTGGCGAACATGCGTCGTGCATTACTGCTGGGCGGCGTGCTCGTGCTGCTGGTCTTGGTCGCGTTTTTGACCGATCCGCGCGCGGCGTTCATCAGTCTGGCAGCGATTCCTCTTTCGCTCTTGACTGCAGTGGCCATCTTATGGGGATGCGGCGCGGCGCTCAACACCATGACGCTTGGCGGGCTGGTGATCGCCATTGGCGAAGTGGTGGACGATGCGATTATCGACGTGGAAAACATCCACCGCCGGTTGCGCGAAAACGCGCTCTCGCCTCAGCCGCGCGCCGCGCTCCAGGTTGTTTTCGATGCGTCAGTTGAAGTGCGCAGCGCGGTCGTCTACGCCAGTTTCATCGTGGCTTTGGTGGTGCTGCCGCTGTTCTTTTTGAGCGGCGTGCAAGGACGCATCTTCACGCCGTTGGGTGCCGCCTATCTTCTGTCTATTCTGGCCTCTTTGGGCGTGGCGCTGACCGTGACTCCAGCGCTGGCGCTGACGCTCCTTCCACGGGCACATGCCGAAGCGAAAGAAACCCGACTCACGCGCGCGCTTAAGCAGCTCTATGCGCGGTTGCTTCCGGTTCCTCTTGCGTATCCTCGGTTGGTGGCGATTCTTACCTTCGTGCTGATCGTCGTATCGAGTCTGCCGCTCGTGTTTCTGTCGAGCAGTTTCCTGCCGGAGTTTCACGAGAGCAACCTGATAATGCAGATGGCCGCGCCGCCCGGGACCTCGCTAGAAGAGTCCGTGCGCATGGGAAGACAGGTCAGCCAAGCGCTCAAACGGATTCCCGGCGTGGTGTCGGTGGCGCAGTTTGCCGGTCGCGCTGAACTGTCCGAAGACACCTGGGGGCCGGAGGCCAGCGAATTTCACCTGACGCTGGACCCGCGTCTTGAGCAGTACGCCGACATTACCGAGCAGGTGCGCGAACGGCTAGAAGCAATGCCCGGCCTCTCGTTCAATGTGTTGTCGTACCTCAAAGAGCGGATGGAGGAGGTGATGTCCGGTACGACAGCGCAGATTGCCGTCAAAATTTTCGGCCCGGATCTGGCGAGATTACGCGCCCTCGGACAAAAAGCCGCTGGAGCGATGGGCGAGACACCACAGGTCGTCGATGTCTATGTGGAGCCGCAGGTCGAGGTTCCCGAAGTGGCGCTGCACTTCGATCGTCACGCCGTAGCACGCTATGGCTTTACCATTGGGCAGCTCAAGGCGCTGTTGACCACTGCTTTTCTCGGCTCGCCCGTGGCGCAGATTTACGAAGAGGGAAGGGTCTTTAACCTGGTAGTTCGTTTCAATGACAACACACGGCGCGATGCGGACAGCTTGAGGAACACGCCGATGACCACCTCCGACGGCGCGCAGATCCCGTTGCACGCCCTGGCGGAGGTGCGTATCGAGAAGCGCCCAAACGTGATCAACCACGAGAACGCCTCGCGCCGCATGCTCGTGCAGTGCAACGTCACTGGCGGCGATGTCGGCGGCGTCACGCAAGAGATCGAGCGCCGCTTGCGCAAGCGTCTGGCTCTGCCGCAGGGCTATCATTTCGAAGTGACAGGGGAGTATGAAGCGCAACTCTCCGCCCGGCGCGAGCTGACGCTGCTGGGTGGGGTTGCCTTGTTAGGGATTGTCCTTCTGCTCTATGCGGATTTTCGCTCATGGCGTGCTTCCCTGCTGGTGTTGCTGAGCCTGCCGCTAGCGCTTATCGGCGCGGTCTGGGCCGTGGTCGTTTCGGGCTCCGGCTTGTCGCTCGGGTCCTTAGTTGGTTTCCTGGCATTGTTGGGCATCACCACCCGAAACGGCATTATGTTGATCGCTCATTACCGTCATCTGCACGAAGAAGCAGGGCTGCCGTTCGGTCGCGAGCTGATCGTCCAAGGGACCATGGATCGTGTCATGCCCATCGTGATGACCGCGCTGGTTGCCGCCCTGGGACTCTTACCGCTGGCCGTAGGCGGGGAACGCGCCGGGCAAGAGATCGAACACCCGATGGCGGTGATGATCCTCGGCGGGTTAGCGACCTCTACCATTCTGAATCTGTTCGTGATTCCTGCCTTGTATCTGCGCTGGGGACAGGAGCGGGAGCCGAGTTGA
- a CDS encoding LLM class flavin-dependent oxidoreductase gives MKIGMTLQLTSFGGKPDSETYQDELSLADMAEALNFDSVWCLDHHFTGYVMSPDPVALLMYVAGRTKRIQLGTAVIVLPWHDPVEVAEKIALLDMISGGRTIFGFGRGAASVEYAGFRIPMEEARDRFVESALIIRKGLTQESFSFDGKYYKVPEIQIRPRAISHPENRFYASSISPESAEIMAKLGFGVLIVAQRSWEETAGDYNRYCDAATASGHIPRPPIGLFNVLVSEDTREAEDLGAIHMGAMFDSIDRHYRFSDGHLSSVKGYEFYAKLAKTYTKLSVDEQAKSKAIEFYRSLHAAGTPAQVLEKFRYIHHTVPLEHAIATFAFGGLPYPKLERSFKLFAEKVLPVLQNDPAFKLPKEQARYAAAMAEEARA, from the coding sequence ATGAAAATAGGAATGACCCTGCAATTGACCAGTTTTGGCGGCAAGCCTGACTCGGAGACCTATCAGGACGAGCTGTCGCTCGCGGATATGGCGGAGGCGCTGAATTTCGACTCCGTCTGGTGTTTAGATCACCACTTTACCGGCTACGTGATGTCACCCGATCCCGTGGCCTTGCTGATGTACGTCGCTGGTCGCACCAAGCGCATCCAATTGGGCACTGCGGTCATCGTGCTGCCGTGGCACGATCCCGTTGAGGTGGCCGAGAAGATCGCGCTCCTGGATATGATCTCCGGCGGACGCACTATCTTTGGCTTCGGGCGTGGCGCGGCGTCGGTCGAATACGCCGGGTTCCGCATTCCCATGGAAGAAGCGCGGGATCGCTTCGTCGAAAGCGCTCTCATCATCCGTAAGGGTCTCACTCAGGAAAGCTTCTCGTTCGACGGCAAATACTACAAGGTGCCGGAGATTCAGATTCGTCCACGGGCGATTTCTCACCCCGAGAATCGCTTCTATGCCTCGTCGATCAGTCCGGAGTCGGCGGAAATTATGGCCAAGCTCGGCTTTGGAGTGCTCATCGTCGCGCAACGCAGTTGGGAGGAGACGGCAGGGGATTACAATCGCTATTGCGATGCCGCCACCGCCAGTGGCCACATCCCGCGTCCGCCGATCGGACTGTTCAACGTTTTGGTTTCCGAGGATACGCGCGAAGCCGAAGATCTTGGCGCGATCCATATGGGTGCCATGTTCGATTCCATCGACCGTCACTATCGCTTCTCCGATGGGCATTTGTCGTCGGTGAAAGGCTACGAGTTTTACGCCAAGCTGGCGAAAACCTACACCAAGCTCAGCGTGGACGAACAGGCGAAAAGCAAAGCCATCGAGTTTTACCGTAGCCTCCATGCCGCTGGCACTCCGGCGCAGGTGCTGGAGAAATTCCGTTACATTCATCACACCGTGCCGCTGGAGCATGCGATCGCCACCTTCGCCTTCGGCGGTCTGCCCTATCCGAAGCTGGAGCGCAGCTTCAAGCTGTTCGCCGAGAAGGTGCTGCCGGTGCTGCAAAACGATCCGGCCTTTAAACTGCCCAAGGAGCAGGCTCGTTACGCTGCGGCAATGGCGGAAGAGGCACGGGCGTAA
- a CDS encoding TolC family protein: MTFSSIALLCWLLFVPTLAWTQQDQIDTVLTLPLVVQRVLATHPLTQAAQARVQMALGLTRQAGAYANPKFSFENNDPSREFTYGLAQPLEWPFKRTYRIGIAKANEHIAESEQGGTRQELIAVAREAFFQVLLAQESRQIAETFTATTARLQESVEKRFQEGDVPEFEVTKAKVESLRAATDLEKTRGQLATVRAGLSLLLGQREDVPLALNGSLLAAPLVPAFAELLARAEEQNAQLAAQKQKLAREQLNLRLAWSALVPNPEVSIAKRDNVGVSGPIVGLSFSIPLWDRNEGAIAAARGQVEEAEATLRATRLQLRQSLLTAYRDWETAAKQVEAFTQGLVAQAEAAAALAQRSYQEGAEDLLGVLDAQRSLLTVRRDYAQALFARDLAWTTLERIAGIGGER, from the coding sequence ATGACGTTTTCTTCTATCGCGCTGCTCTGTTGGCTGCTGTTTGTTCCTACCTTGGCGTGGACGCAGCAGGACCAAATAGACACGGTGCTGACTCTCCCGCTTGTGGTCCAACGTGTCCTTGCCACACATCCGCTAACGCAGGCCGCCCAGGCTCGGGTCCAGATGGCCTTGGGATTGACGCGGCAAGCCGGGGCTTACGCTAATCCCAAATTTTCCTTTGAGAATAATGATCCTTCGAGAGAATTTACCTATGGACTCGCTCAACCGCTGGAATGGCCCTTCAAACGCACCTATCGCATTGGCATCGCCAAAGCGAACGAGCATATCGCCGAGAGCGAACAAGGCGGAACCCGGCAGGAGCTGATCGCTGTCGCCCGCGAGGCCTTCTTTCAAGTTCTGTTGGCTCAAGAAAGCCGCCAGATTGCCGAGACGTTTACTGCCACGACGGCGCGATTACAGGAGTCCGTCGAGAAACGCTTTCAGGAAGGAGACGTACCTGAGTTCGAGGTGACCAAAGCCAAGGTCGAATCCCTCAGAGCGGCAACGGATCTTGAGAAAACCCGGGGGCAGCTTGCAACCGTGCGCGCAGGGCTGAGTCTGTTACTTGGCCAACGAGAAGATGTTCCACTGGCGCTGAACGGGTCTCTGTTGGCCGCACCCCTGGTTCCTGCGTTCGCAGAGCTGCTGGCGCGCGCCGAGGAACAGAATGCCCAGCTCGCGGCCCAAAAACAAAAGCTAGCGCGTGAGCAACTGAATCTCAGGCTCGCGTGGTCTGCCCTCGTCCCCAACCCCGAAGTGAGTATTGCCAAAAGGGACAACGTGGGAGTGTCCGGCCCTATCGTGGGGCTCTCCTTTTCTATCCCCCTTTGGGATCGTAACGAAGGCGCGATTGCCGCCGCGCGCGGTCAAGTAGAGGAGGCGGAAGCGACACTGCGCGCGACTCGGCTGCAATTGCGCCAGTCGCTGTTAACCGCCTACCGCGACTGGGAGACTGCGGCCAAGCAAGTGGAGGCGTTTACCCAAGGATTGGTCGCTCAGGCCGAGGCCGCTGCGGCTCTGGCCCAACGGAGCTACCAAGAAGGAGCGGAGGACCTGCTGGGCGTGTTGGATGCGCAGCGGAGTCTGCTGACGGTGCGGCGTGATTACGCGCAGGCGCTCTTCGCTCGGGACCTAGCGTGGACGACGTTGGAGCGGATCGCCGGGATCGGGGGAGAACGATGA